The region TGAGAACGCGATCCCGCTCCCACCGGATACTCTTTTCCGGTTGTGGCTGGTCGATGCCGAAGGAATCGCCGCCACCGAGCCGGCCAAGCTGCTGCTCAAAGGGATCCCTGACGAAGCCCCTCAAGTGGAAACAGCCTTAAGGGGCATTGGCACATCGATTACGCGGTTGGCCAGAATTCCTGTCACTGGCGAAGTCAACGACGATTACGGCGTGGATCGCATCTGGTTTGAGTATTCAGTCGATGCCGATACCACACTGAAAGAACAACCTCTCGGCGATTATCGCTCGAATCGCCAGAAACGAGTTCAGTTAGAACGATCCGCAGCAGAGCCTTATGTCCGTTTTGATGTTCTACCGCTCGACCTGGCCATCAAGCAGAAACTGACGATCAGCACCGTAGCCGCCGATGCCAATGACGTTGCTGATGTCGGGCCCAACGTCGGACGAGGTCAGCGTTTTGTCTTTACGATTGTCTCTCCCGAAGAATTACTTTCGATCCTTTATGCCCGGGAAATCAACGAGCGAAAGCGATTCGAGCAACTGATTTCGGAAGTTCAAAGACTCCGCGATGATCTGGTACGACATCGCGACATGATTGCCGCCAGCCGGGCTGAACCACCTCCCGCCGACAAAAGCGAATTGCTGCAATCGATCGCCGGTTGTGGAGAAAGATCTTTGTACGCCATCCGTCAGGCGGCTCAGTCAACCGACTCCGTACGACAGACTTTCCGGGAAATCCGGGAGGAACTGGTTAATAACAGTGTCGACACACCCCAGATGCTGGACCGCATCGACCGCAAGATTGTCGATCCGCTCAGCCGGCTCATGGATCAGGATTTTCCCTCCATCGACGCCACGATCGGACTTTTCCGGCTGGCGAATGAACAGGGTTCCGACCCGACAGCCCCCGTGGAAGATGCAATTTTACAGATTCAGGGCTTGCTCGAAACATTGGATCAGGTTTTGCTGGAGATGAGAAAGCTCGAAACTTTTCATGAGGCACTCGAATTACTTAAGGCCATCATTGGCGAACAGGACGATCTGGCAGAAAAAACCAAACAGCGCCGAAAAGCCCAGGCACTGAAAGCCCTGGAAGACTAGAACGGAATCCGAAGGGGAGGGACAATGAATTCCATAACGGACGATCAAACAGAAAACGTCTCTTCATTGTTCGCCGCCCAAAAAGCGTCTCTCGCGAAAAAAGCCTCTGCATGGGGTAGAAATCGGATCTTTATGCCCGCACGTTATTCGCGAATCGTGGCTCTGGCTGTCTGGGTTCTGGCCATACTGGTCAACTTTTGGCCGTCACTGATTCTCGAGGGGCAGGAACCACCAGCAGGTCAGCCACAAACTTCCGCGGAACTGGCAACATCCCAGGATGCGTTGGCTGCCCGGTATCAGCGTTTTGAAAATACGCTGCAGCAGTTGGCAGAATATTTGCGAAAGACCGATCCGGCCCGGGCTGATTTGATTGTGCGGGCCATTGGGAAGAGTAAAGAAACCCGCGTTCCTGACCAAATGGAAGCCCTCGTCGAACTGTTGAAACAGGAGCGGCTGGGTGATGCCATTTCTCGACAGCAGGATCTCTCTGTGCAAATGGCTGCACTTTTAGAACTGCTTCAAAGCGAAGACCGCCGCGACGAAATCGAACGCGAACGGGCACGCGTGCAGGACCTGATCAAAGACGTCAATAAGCTCATCGGCCAGCAACAGGATACTCGTTCTGCAACCGAACGAGGCGGCCCTCTGGGCGACATCGAAAAGCGACAATCCAAAATCGCCGAAGATGCCCGCAAACTGACTCAAAAAATCGATCAGCAGGATGCAGCCAAGCGATCATCGAGCCCATCGCAGAGAAAAGGCGACTCTTCCGAAAGCAGTGAAAAACCGTCGGATGGGAGTGAATCCAAAGATGGCGATCCCTCCAAGCCTGATTCTGGTGATTCGGAATCCAAGGATCCGATGAACAGCTCTGACGAAAAGAAGGGCTCAGAGGGTAAGGAAGGCCAATCTTCCGGGAAGAATGGCAAAGAAAAATCACCAGATTCGAAAACGCCACCGGAAGGCAAAAATGGCAAACCTTCGGAAAGCGAAGGTCAAGATCCCAAAGACCCTGCTTCTGAAAAGAAGCCGGGGGATTCTCCAGGCGATCCATCAAATGGAAAGCCGTCCGAGGGGAAACCATCCGAAGGAAAACCGTCTGAGGGAAAGCCTTCCCAAGGTAAGCCCTCTCAGGGTAAGCCATCTCAAGGCAAGCCCTCCCAAGGAAAACCATCGGAAGGCCAGCCCTCTGAAAGTCAGCCTTCGGAATCAGGGGATTCAGGTCAGTCTTCTCCGTCAAAAGATGAGAATGGCAAACAGCCTGAGAAAACACCCGGCCGTGACGAAGTCGAGCAATCAATTCGGGCCATGGATAAAGCGATCGAAGAGCTCCGCAAAAAAAATGCTGGCGGCGCTTCGGATCAACAGGACAAGGCACTGACCGATCTGATCAAAGCCCGCGAAAAACTCGAAGAGATCTTGCGACAACTGCGTGAAGAAGAGCGCGAGCTCATGCTGGCGGCCCTCGAATCCCGCTTCCGGGAAATGCTGGCCCGGGAAATCGCCATTTACAACAGCACCATGGGGTTAGCTTCTGTTCCTGAAAAACAGAGAACCGATCGTCATCGTTCACGGGCTCTTGAACTCTCTCGACAGCAGAATGAACTGGTGCTCGAAGCGTCCAAGGCCTTGACGCTCCTCCGCGAAGAAGGCTCTTCAATTGCCTTCCCGGAAACCGTCGAGCAAATTCAAGCGGATATGAAGACCATTTCTCAGCGACTCGAAAGAGCTGATGTCGCCACGCTGACGCAGCAGATTGAAAAGGACGTGATTGAAGCTCTCGAAGAACTCGTCGATGCCTTAAGGCAGGAAATGGAAAAAATGAAAGACGAGAAACAGCAGCAACAACAGCAGCAGCAGCAACAGCAACAACAGAAGGCACTGGTCAATCAGCTGGCTGAGTTGAAGCTGCTGCGTTCACTTCAGTACCGCGTGAATCGACGCACGAAACTCATTGGGCGTCTTGTGGATGGTGAACAAGCCATCGATAACGACATGATTGGTCAATTGCGAGAACTCGGGCTGCGGCAAGAGCAGGTTCGAAAAGCCACTTACGATCTTGCCACAGGAAGGAATGAGTAATGTCGTCATTCACTTTCACGGATTTTTTCACGCGAACTTCGCCAGCCGGAGACGCGACACGACTCCAGAACCATCGATCTCCGTGTTGGCAGGTGAGTCTGTTGAGCATCTGCTTCTGGATGCTGACGGGTTCATTGGTGGCCCCATCAACCTTTGCGCAAGAATCGTCTGTCGATGTTTTTGCTCCTCCCTCAGCAACCATAGTTGAGACCAAGCTCAGGCAAAGTCTCCTGAATCTGAAGAATCCTCCTGCCGATCTGGAATCCCTAATTGCGCCATTTCAGGAAGCGACAGACGTCGATTCCCGACTGCTGAAAGTGGTTCAGATTGCCGCCAGTGCAGATCCTGAGATTGGCCGACTGGTCGCCCAGTGCAATCAGCCCACACTGACCCCAGATCCAGCACGGATCCCAGATCCAGCCCAGTGGTCAGCCATGATGAGCCGCAGTGATCTTACGCCTTTTCTCAAGTCCAATCTCGCCTTGTATTACGGAAGATATCTTGTTGAGCGGCAGTTGTATGATGAAGCCCAGCTGGAGCTGGCGGCAACCGATGCTCGCGAAGTTGTCTCGCCCGCCACTCTGTTTTTTTTCCGAGCCGTTGTGGCCCAGGCTTTACTTGATATCGAGAACTGCCGGTTAGCTCTGAATCAGCTGCTCGAAAAGACTCAGGATTCTCCATTACGTTATCGCTCGACAGCTGAGTTGATCAAAGCCGATCTCGATGCTTTCGAAGCGAAGTCGCTAGGAGAAGTCGCTCGATTAATGGCCGATTCCCGCCGTCGGCTGGATCTGGGCCGCGCGGGTGAAAAAGTGCAGGGAGTTCAGGAAAAGATCATCACGAACCTCGATGAACTCATCAAAAAGATCGAGCAGCAGATGGGTGGAGGCGGCGGTGGTGGTGGCGGTGAAGGTGGAAACTCCAACGAAAGTGGGGGTGCTGCTGAAGACAGCTCTGTCAAAGGGGCAACAGCCCCCGGTGAAAGCGAAAAGAAAAAGTTCTCCAAAGACGGAGCCTGGGGGAATCTTCCCGAAAAGCAGCAGGCTGAAGCCCGTAATATCATCAGTCGGAGCTTTCCTCCGAATTACGGCCGAGCGATCGATGCCTACTCGAAAAAACTGGCCAATCGCCCGGCGAAACCATCCCCATGAAATCCAAGCACCTCTCACACAAATCAACTGATCGCTCCGAGTTTTTACGAAACCTGGTGGATCGAGAGCCTGAAAAACCACTGAAAATTCTGTGATGCTGCCGGAGTAGAAACTTATGCGAGGGATTTCGCTTATCGTTCAATCAGCCACCAGATTTTCCGTGGTCACTAATGGATTGTTTCTGGCAATCTGGTCGGTGACACCCTCACTTCTGATCGCGGCTGAACTCCCTGTGGCCGTTGAACTCCTGTCAGGAACAGTCACAAATGCCGAACTTGTGCAGCTCAACGAGACCATTGCAAAACTCAAGCAGCCAGAAGGCGTTATTGAGGTTCCCCTCTCTCAAGTCCTGACTTTGAAGCAGGCCACCGCTTCAAAACCACCGCGTACTGTTGAAGCTGAAAAAGCCCTGACAGATGCCGCGCTTCGCGATGGCAGTCGCCTCAAACTCAGCAGCCTGAGCCTGCAGGAGAGTCGTCTACTGGGGAAGCATCCGGTCTGGGGCGAGATGGAGTTTGGGCGAAATGAAGTCACTTCCCTCAGGCTGGCTGCCACCGATACGAAAGTCGATGCCGCCTGGAAAGAACTTTCGAGCCGAGACTTAACGCGTGATCTTGTCGTTCTGCGGAAAGGTGATGTTCTTGATCATCTGGAAGGGACTGTTATTGGCATTGGTGAGAAAACCATTCAGTTCTTGCTCGATGGGGATGAAGTCCCTGTTAAAAGGGAACGTGTTTTTGGAATCGTCCTGGCAAAGGGTGAAGTGCAGAGCCCATCCCTCATTCGATGTGATCTGGACAACAATGAAACGATCCTCGTTGATCAGGTGAGTCTGGCCGACGGAAAGTGGATCCTCTCTCGTCAGGGTCAGAACTACGAAGCGGATCTGGAATACGGCCCGATTTCCATCGATTACAGCTCCGGGAAATTGCTTTATCTCTCAGAGCAGGAGCCTCGATCGGCCAAGTACACGCCTTTTTTCGGCTACACCTGGGAGTACCGGAAAGATCGAAGTTTCGAAGGCAGGCCATTGGCTGTCGGTCAGCGAACTTATCGCAGAGGTCTGGCGATTCACTCGAAGTCAGAAATGACATGGCAATTGGGTGGAGAATTTCGCCGCTTTCAAACCGTCATGGGTTACGACCCGGAAATTTCAACTGCCAGCACCGCACTGGTACGTATTCTGGGTGATGGCAAAGAGTTGCTGAAGGTTGATCTGGTTCGTGGAAACCCGCCACATTCAGTTGATCTGGATATCACAGACATCTCTCAATTGACTATCGTCGTCGACTTTGGAACGGATGAAGTGGATATCGGTGACCGCATTCATTTTGGTAATGCGAAGGTCGTAAAATAATGCAGTACGCAATTCGATTCGATTGTTTTCGTTTGATGATGGTCATTGGTCTGATGATCCCGGCTTTTCCACAACTGCTCACCCGAGCCTTTGCAGATCAGATCGTCCCCGGGAATACATCCCTCTCGAACGATACTCAGGATGCCGGGCAGTCCCAGCCCGAGAAGATTCCTGCGATCGTGAAAGAAGCTGAGCAGAAGCGGATTCAAATGATCCGCGACGTCTCACCTGCAGTTGTCGCCATCTTTTCGAGCTCAGGCGATGGAGGTGGATCGGGCGTTTTGATTTCCCCCGACGGATTCGCTTTGTCGAATTTCCACGTGACCAGTGGTGCTGGCAACTTCATGAAGTGCGGACTCAACGACGGAAAACTCTACGATGCCGTCATCGTAGGAATCGACCCGACAGGCGATGTCGCACTCATTCAACTGCAAGGACGCCAGGATTTTCCCTTTGCCCGGATGGGAAACAGTGATCTGCTGAAACCTGGGGATGCCGTTTTCGCGATGGGAAACCCGTTTCTTCTGGCCACGGATTTCACTCCCACCATCACCGCAGGGATTGTGAGCGGCCTGCATCGATACCAATATCCTGCGGGAACATTTTTAGAGTACGCCGACTGTATACAGACCGATGCTTCCATCAACCCTGGTAACTCAGGGGGGCCACTGTTCAATCTGCAGGGTGAACTGATCGGGATTAACGGCCGGGGATCATTCGAGAAGCGTGGCCGTGTGAATTCAGGGGCCGGATACGCGATTTCGATCAATCAGATCCGGTACTTTCTGGGCCACTTGAAGTCGGGACGAATTGTCGATCACGCCACTTTGGGTGCCACAGTTCGCTCGGGATCATCACGAGAAGTCCTTGTCGATCAGGTGCTAGAAGGTTCGAGTGCCTGGAACGCCGGTCTTCGAGAAGGTGATGAAATTGTCACCTTTGCCGGACGCCCGATGGGAAGTGTCAACCAGTTCAAGAATGTGCTGGGGATCTTTCCTAAAGGTTGGTCACTCCCCATGGTTTACCGCCGGGATGGGCAGAAGCAGGAGATTCTTGTTGAACTGGCCGCTTTGCATACCGATACGGAACTGATGGAATTTGCCTCAGGTGGCGCAGCCCGTCCTGCAGAAAAACCCGGGCAGCCCAAACCCGGTCAACCCAAACCGGGAGAAAAGCCGACTCCTCAAGAGTCTCCCCCGGAAGGACACTCAGAGAAGCCTGCTGAAAAGCTTTCTCCAGAGCTTAAAAAGCTCTTCCAATCGAAAGCCGGATTTACCAACTATCACTTCAATCAACGGGAACAGAAACGCCTCATCGGGCATTTGGCGAGTCTCTCTGGTTGGCGGGGTGCCACTGGTTTGTGGAAGTTCGCAGGGGACGACGCCAAAGGTACGAATCTTTCGCTGATTCTTTCGCCAGATGGTGCTGGCATGCAGTGGGGTGAAACTCCGTTTCTTCAGCCCGCTGCAGGAGCCAACTGGATTGATGAACCACCATCCAGCGGAGGATTTCTTGCTGCTATGCTGCACTGGAAATGGCTGCTGACCGAAGGCCCGGAGGCATTTTCTGACGTCTACTATCTGGGTACACAACCCCTGGATGGCCAATTGGGTGATGCTCTTAACACCCAACTTTACGATGCACTGGTTCTCTCGAAGACCGGGGCTACCATGACAGTCTTCTTCCGTGAGGATGGAGTGATTGCCGGCTTTGATTTTAAGGCCTCCCGCGACCAGCCAACCTGCAATATCAGGTTCTCTTCATGGGGGACACTCGGCGGCCACCCCTTTCCACAAGTGCTCAAAGTCTCATCTTCTGGTCGTTCTTTTGGTGAATTCACGCTGAAAACCTTCGAGCAGAAATCCTCCACTTCCAGCGAGGCCACTCGATGAAACATCACGCCTTGCACCTCCGAAAAATGCTCCACACAAACCGGTGGATCTCCAAAAGTGACCTCCACGGACCAGGCCTGGCCTGGCTGATGAGTATCTGTTTCTTACTTTGCGGCTCACAGTTTCTGCCAGCTGCAGATGACGAAATGATTACCGAAGTTCAGCCGAAACTGGTCAAGATCTTCGGGGCCGGAGGGTTGAGAAATCTGTATTCGTACAACACGGGGTTTTTAATCTCATCGGAAGGTCACATAGCCACAATCTGGAATCATGTTCTCGACCAGAACACCGTCACCGTTATCCTGCATGATGGTCGCCGTTACGAAGGCAAGGTTCTGGGGGCGGAACCAGGTCTGGATCTGGCGATCGTCAAAATTGATGAAACGCAGCTTGAACATTTCGAGATTGGTGACCCCTCGTCAGGATCGCCATTTCCTCTGGCTGCTCCCGGAACTCGCATTGTCGCCTTCAGCAATATGTTCAAAGTCGCCACTGGTGATGAACCTGTCTCGGTCATTCAAGGAGTGATTGCTGCCCGGACAAAGTTGCCCACGCGTCGCGGAGCTTACGAATCTTCTTTTCCGGGTGAAGTCTATGTGATTGATGCGATCACCAATAACCCCGGTGCCGGTGGAGGAATTGTGACGACCGTCGATGGTCGATTGTTAGGCATGATCGGAAAAGAGGTCAAAAATGCCGACCTGAATACCTGGGTCAACTATGCGATTCCCATTTCGCATTTGCAGCAGGCCATGACTGAGATCATGACTGGCAACTTCCGCAGTTCGAAAAACACGGATGACGATAAAAAACCTGCCGGGCAAGTCCCACTGTTTCACTCGACTGACTTCGGGATCGTCATGCTCCCAAATGTCGTCCCCAGAACACCAGCCTACGTGGATCGAATTCTTCCTGGATCCGCCGCCGAGGTCGCTGGTCTCAAACCCAATGATCTGATTCTGTTTGTCGGGGATGAACTCATTCAATCCTGCGGCGAATTTCTGGATCAGATCGGTCGGCTCGAAAGTGGCGGCAAAGTGAAACTGATTGTTCGCCGGGAGAATGCGCTCATCACTACGGAACTCCCCATCCCTCGGAAATCAAGACCTCCTGCAAAACCACTCAGGTAGATCCATCGTTCCTTAGCGGGGTATACCTCGGAAGTACCCGCGAAGACTGATGCTGTGACCTGTCAATTGAATGTCGTGAGACCGTTATGAATCTGCTGCTTCCATGGCCTCTCCAGGTTTTTCGAGCAAGTATTGCAGCCTTGGGTTTAGCCATCGTAACCAGTTTTTCTATGGTACTGGCCCAGACTGAGACGGTTGTCGTTGCAGAAAATGCTGGTGCAGCCACGCAAAAAGAGCTGGAACTGGCCGAGGAGAGAGTCTTTCGGCTCGCGACTACACTGATTGCACCCTCGATTGTACGGATTGAAACCGTCGGTGGATTGGATGAAGTGGATGGCATTCTGGCGGTCAATGGCTCGACCACGGGCGTGATCGTGGGAAGTGACGGCTGGATTGTCACCAGTGCTTTTAATTTCATTTCGAAACCCACATCAATTCTGATCACTCTTCCCGATGGCCGGAAGTTTCCCGCCAAGCTGACTGCCACCGATACGCTGAGGATGCTCGCCTTATTGAAAATTGATGCCAGCGAACTCCCCACACCCATCATTGCCCCACCAGAATCCGTAGAAGTCGGTGCCTGGGCTCTGGCTTTGGGGCGCTCGTTATCGCCGGATCAACCTAGTGTTTCAATTGGAGTAATCAGTGCCAAAGAGCGTGTCTGGGGAAAGGCGATTCAGACCGATGCCAAAGTCTCTCCAGTGAACTATGGCGGCCCTCTGATCGATCTCGAAGGTCGCATGACGGGCCTGCTGGTACCTCTCTCACCTCAATCACAGACTGTTTCCGCAGGCTTTGAGTGGTACGATTCAGGAATCGGCTTTGCCATCCCCGCAGCGGATGTGATGCAGGCCTTACCCCGGATGCAGGCTGGCGAAAATCTGCGGCCAGGATTGATGGGTATCTCGTTCACCGGAAACGATCTTTCTGGTGATGCCCCTGTGGTGGAGAGAGTCCGCTTTCAATCACCGGCGGCGGCCGCAGGAATTCTGGTCAATGATGTGATTGTTGCGGCTGACAACATCCCTATTGCCAGGCTGGGAAATCTCAAGCATGTCCTGGGACGCAAATACGCCGGCGACCAACTCCAGCTCAAAATCCTGCGTAAGAAGGATCCACTGGAAGTGACGATTCCGCTGGTGGCCGAGATTC is a window of Planctopirus limnophila DSM 3776 DNA encoding:
- a CDS encoding NPCBM/NEW2 domain-containing protein, translated to MRGISLIVQSATRFSVVTNGLFLAIWSVTPSLLIAAELPVAVELLSGTVTNAELVQLNETIAKLKQPEGVIEVPLSQVLTLKQATASKPPRTVEAEKALTDAALRDGSRLKLSSLSLQESRLLGKHPVWGEMEFGRNEVTSLRLAATDTKVDAAWKELSSRDLTRDLVVLRKGDVLDHLEGTVIGIGEKTIQFLLDGDEVPVKRERVFGIVLAKGEVQSPSLIRCDLDNNETILVDQVSLADGKWILSRQGQNYEADLEYGPISIDYSSGKLLYLSEQEPRSAKYTPFFGYTWEYRKDRSFEGRPLAVGQRTYRRGLAIHSKSEMTWQLGGEFRRFQTVMGYDPEISTASTALVRILGDGKELLKVDLVRGNPPHSVDLDITDISQLTIVVDFGTDEVDIGDRIHFGNAKVVK
- a CDS encoding S1C family serine protease, whose protein sequence is MQYAIRFDCFRLMMVIGLMIPAFPQLLTRAFADQIVPGNTSLSNDTQDAGQSQPEKIPAIVKEAEQKRIQMIRDVSPAVVAIFSSSGDGGGSGVLISPDGFALSNFHVTSGAGNFMKCGLNDGKLYDAVIVGIDPTGDVALIQLQGRQDFPFARMGNSDLLKPGDAVFAMGNPFLLATDFTPTITAGIVSGLHRYQYPAGTFLEYADCIQTDASINPGNSGGPLFNLQGELIGINGRGSFEKRGRVNSGAGYAISINQIRYFLGHLKSGRIVDHATLGATVRSGSSREVLVDQVLEGSSAWNAGLREGDEIVTFAGRPMGSVNQFKNVLGIFPKGWSLPMVYRRDGQKQEILVELAALHTDTELMEFASGGAARPAEKPGQPKPGQPKPGEKPTPQESPPEGHSEKPAEKLSPELKKLFQSKAGFTNYHFNQREQKRLIGHLASLSGWRGATGLWKFAGDDAKGTNLSLILSPDGAGMQWGETPFLQPAAGANWIDEPPSSGGFLAAMLHWKWLLTEGPEAFSDVYYLGTQPLDGQLGDALNTQLYDALVLSKTGATMTVFFREDGVIAGFDFKASRDQPTCNIRFSSWGTLGGHPFPQVLKVSSSGRSFGEFTLKTFEQKSSTSSEATR
- a CDS encoding S1C family serine protease, with the translated sequence MSICFLLCGSQFLPAADDEMITEVQPKLVKIFGAGGLRNLYSYNTGFLISSEGHIATIWNHVLDQNTVTVILHDGRRYEGKVLGAEPGLDLAIVKIDETQLEHFEIGDPSSGSPFPLAAPGTRIVAFSNMFKVATGDEPVSVIQGVIAARTKLPTRRGAYESSFPGEVYVIDAITNNPGAGGGIVTTVDGRLLGMIGKEVKNADLNTWVNYAIPISHLQQAMTEIMTGNFRSSKNTDDDKKPAGQVPLFHSTDFGIVMLPNVVPRTPAYVDRILPGSAAEVAGLKPNDLILFVGDELIQSCGEFLDQIGRLESGGKVKLIVRRENALITTELPIPRKSRPPAKPLR
- a CDS encoding PDZ domain-containing protein, which codes for MNLLLPWPLQVFRASIAALGLAIVTSFSMVLAQTETVVVAENAGAATQKELELAEERVFRLATTLIAPSIVRIETVGGLDEVDGILAVNGSTTGVIVGSDGWIVTSAFNFISKPTSILITLPDGRKFPAKLTATDTLRMLALLKIDASELPTPIIAPPESVEVGAWALALGRSLSPDQPSVSIGVISAKERVWGKAIQTDAKVSPVNYGGPLIDLEGRMTGLLVPLSPQSQTVSAGFEWYDSGIGFAIPAADVMQALPRMQAGENLRPGLMGISFTGNDLSGDAPVVERVRFQSPAAAAGILVNDVIVAADNIPIARLGNLKHVLGRKYAGDQLQLKILRKKDPLEVTIPLVAEIPPWDEATAGFLLKRNSLSTDAESEKEKLIVRAVFPNSPAMSGGLLAGDEILAIDGESVATADSLRKLLDRRKPGDQPRFTLRRQNQNGQAEEVQVSITLAGQPFPVPGELPAITNDKPLAEGENAPKAKGRFLEKLAVNGREYWGYAPASAAGKQPHGLIVWLHPSGNSMEAAVLKSLKVECDRRQIMLVGPKAEGKGWTPEDVDFVKALVEHLRSEYPVDPSRIVVMGQTDSTKLASFLVFKDPSIYRGAILVGGPTAGQPPERDPAARLHLNLTIPEGSRSADGLKKLVESLKKQKSAVSTIFASGDGSEFPDGTWAEQIGIWIDQIDRF